The following are encoded together in the Micromonospora lupini genome:
- a CDS encoding PLP-dependent cysteine synthase family protein: MARYDSLLDACGGTPLVGLPRLSPTVPDGAPPVRLWAKLEDRNPTGSIKDRAAMFMVRAAEEAGRLRAGDTILEPTSGNTGISLAMVAKLRGYRLVCVMPENVSTERVQLLRMYGAEIIFSEAAGGSNQAVATAKQIAAEHPDWVMLYQYGNEANARAHYETTGPELLHDLPTITHFVAGLGTTGTLMGTGRYLREKVEGIQVVAAEPRYGELVYGLRNIDEGYVPELYDASVLSRRFSVGTRDAVLRTRQLVEVEGIFAGFSTGAILHAALAVAHEAVRDGRRADVAFVVCDGGWKYLSTGAYGGTLADAEDALEGQLWA, from the coding sequence GTGGCGCGGTACGACAGCCTGCTCGACGCCTGTGGGGGCACGCCGCTCGTCGGTCTGCCCCGGCTCTCTCCGACGGTGCCCGACGGCGCTCCGCCGGTGCGGCTCTGGGCGAAGCTGGAGGACCGGAACCCGACGGGCAGCATCAAGGACCGCGCGGCGATGTTCATGGTCCGCGCGGCGGAGGAGGCCGGCCGACTTCGGGCGGGCGACACCATCCTGGAGCCGACCAGCGGCAACACAGGCATCTCGCTGGCCATGGTGGCGAAACTGCGCGGGTACCGGCTGGTCTGCGTGATGCCCGAGAACGTCTCCACCGAGCGGGTCCAACTGCTGCGCATGTACGGGGCGGAGATCATCTTCTCGGAGGCGGCGGGCGGCTCCAACCAGGCCGTCGCGACTGCCAAGCAGATCGCCGCCGAGCACCCGGACTGGGTGATGCTCTACCAGTACGGCAACGAGGCCAACGCGCGGGCGCACTACGAGACGACAGGCCCGGAGCTGCTGCACGACCTGCCCACCATCACGCACTTCGTGGCCGGGTTGGGCACCACAGGCACCCTGATGGGCACCGGGCGCTACCTGCGCGAGAAGGTCGAGGGCATCCAGGTCGTGGCGGCCGAGCCGCGTTACGGCGAGCTGGTCTACGGGCTGCGCAACATCGACGAGGGGTACGTGCCGGAGCTGTACGACGCCTCGGTGCTGTCCCGGCGCTTCTCGGTCGGCACCCGGGACGCGGTGCTGCGTACCCGTCAGCTCGTCGAGGTGGAGGGCATCTTCGCCGGTTTCTCCACGGGCGCGATCCTGCATGCCGCGCTCGCGGTGGCGCACGAGGCGGTCCGGGACGGCCGGCGTGCCGACGTGGCGTTCGTGGTCTGCGACGGCGGCTGGAAATATCTGTCCACGGGCGCGTACGGCGGCACCCTCGCGGATGCCGAGGACGCGCTGGAGGGCCAGCTCTGGGCCTGA
- a CDS encoding M67 family metallopeptidase gives MLSIDRSIIDAIVAHARRDHPDEACGVVAGTVGSDTPTRHIPMDNVARSMTFYEFDSIEHLRVWREMDDRDEEPVVIYHSHTATEAYPSRTDVSFAGEPGAHYLLVSTREPDSEEIRSFRIVDGVVTEEPVRIVEAGVDPHAVQSYMFGQSPATVDYECSGR, from the coding sequence GTGCTGAGCATCGACCGGTCGATCATCGACGCGATCGTCGCCCACGCGCGCCGGGATCACCCCGACGAGGCGTGCGGCGTCGTCGCCGGCACCGTCGGCAGCGACACCCCGACCCGGCACATCCCGATGGACAACGTCGCACGGTCGATGACCTTCTACGAGTTCGACTCGATTGAGCATCTGCGGGTGTGGCGGGAGATGGACGACCGGGACGAGGAGCCCGTCGTCATCTACCACTCGCACACCGCCACCGAGGCGTATCCGTCCCGCACGGATGTCTCCTTCGCCGGCGAGCCGGGCGCGCACTACCTGCTCGTCTCGACCCGTGAGCCCGACTCGGAGGAGATCCGGTCGTTCCGGATCGTCGACGGCGTGGTCACCGAGGAGCCGGTTCGGATCGTGGAGGCCGGGGTCGACCCGCACGCCGTGCAGTCCTACATGTTCGGGCAGAGCCCGGCGACTGTCGACTACGAGTGTTCCGGCCGCTGA
- a CDS encoding MoaD/ThiS family protein, translated as MAIEIRIPTILRSYTGGAKVVEGAGDTLGDLLTDLDSRHAGLRGRLVTEAGALHRFVNVYVNDEDVRFLGALDAKLSDGDSVTILPAVAGGAFGFAAAAAISSHSAAAAAISSHSAAAASVGRHGAAVAAR; from the coding sequence ATGGCCATCGAGATTCGCATCCCCACCATCCTGCGCAGCTACACCGGCGGCGCCAAGGTCGTCGAGGGCGCCGGCGACACGCTTGGCGACCTGCTCACCGACCTGGACTCGCGGCACGCCGGGCTGCGTGGCCGCCTGGTCACCGAGGCCGGCGCGCTGCACCGTTTCGTGAACGTCTACGTCAACGACGAGGACGTCCGCTTCCTCGGCGCGCTCGACGCGAAGCTCTCCGACGGTGACAGCGTCACCATCCTGCCGGCCGTGGCCGGCGGCGCGTTCGGCTTCGCCGCGGCAGCGGCGATCAGCTCGCACAGCGCGGCGGCAGCGGCGATCAGCTCGCACAGCGCGGCGGCAGCGTCGGTCGGCCGGCACGGCGCCGCCGTCGCCGCGCGCTGA